The following coding sequences lie in one Mus musculus strain C57BL/6J chromosome 11, GRCm38.p6 C57BL/6J genomic window:
- the Mrps24 gene encoding 28S ribosomal protein S24, mitochondrial isoform 1 precursor (isoform 1 precursor is encoded by transcript variant 1) gives MAWSASVRGLGQRVLACSRELPGAWRTLHTSAVCAKNRAARVRVAKGNKPVSYEEAHAPHYIAHRKGWLSLHTGNLDGEDHAAERTLEDVFLRKFMMGTFPGCLADQIVLKRRANQVDICALVLRQLPAHKFYFLVGYSETLLSHFYKCPVRLHLQTVPSKVVYKYI, from the exons ATGGCGTGGTCCGCGTCGGTGCGCGGGCTAGGGCAGCGG GTGCTGGCCTGCAGCCGGGAGCTGCCTGGCGCCTGGCGCACCCTGCACACCTCCGCGGTCTGCGCCAAG AATCGGGCGGCGCGAGTCCGCGTGGCCAAGGGGAACAAGCCGGTGAGCTACGAGGAGGCGCACGCCCCGCACTACATCGCACACCGAAAGGGCTGGCTGTCGCTGCACACAG GTAACCTGGATGGAGAAGATCATGCTGCAGAGAGAACCCTGGAGGATGTTTTCCTTCGAAAGTTTATGATGGGCACCTTTCCCGGCTGCCTGGCTGACCAGATTGTTCTGAAGCGCCGGGCCAACCAAGTGGACATCTGTGCCCTGGTCCTCAGGCAGCTGCCAGCACACAAATTCTACTTCCTCGTGGgctacagtgagactctgttgtCACACTTTTACAAGTGTCCTGTGCGACTCCACCTGCAAACTGTGCCCTCCAAGGTCGTGTACAAGTACATATAA
- the Mrps24 gene encoding 28S ribosomal protein S24, mitochondrial isoform 2 (isoform 2 is encoded by transcript variant 2) → MAWSASVLACSRELPGAWRTLHTSAVCAKNRAARVRVAKGNKPVSYEEAHAPHYIAHRKGWLSLHTGNLDGEDHAAERTLEDVFLRKFMMGTFPGCLADQIVLKRRANQVDICALVLRQLPAHKFYFLVGYSETLLSHFYKCPVRLHLQTVPSKVVYKYI, encoded by the exons ATGGCGTGGTCCGCGTCG GTGCTGGCCTGCAGCCGGGAGCTGCCTGGCGCCTGGCGCACCCTGCACACCTCCGCGGTCTGCGCCAAG AATCGGGCGGCGCGAGTCCGCGTGGCCAAGGGGAACAAGCCGGTGAGCTACGAGGAGGCGCACGCCCCGCACTACATCGCACACCGAAAGGGCTGGCTGTCGCTGCACACAG GTAACCTGGATGGAGAAGATCATGCTGCAGAGAGAACCCTGGAGGATGTTTTCCTTCGAAAGTTTATGATGGGCACCTTTCCCGGCTGCCTGGCTGACCAGATTGTTCTGAAGCGCCGGGCCAACCAAGTGGACATCTGTGCCCTGGTCCTCAGGCAGCTGCCAGCACACAAATTCTACTTCCTCGTGGgctacagtgagactctgttgtCACACTTTTACAAGTGTCCTGTGCGACTCCACCTGCAAACTGTGCCCTCCAAGGTCGTGTACAAGTACATATAA